From Spiroplasma endosymbiont of Amphimallon solstitiale:
TCATAAAAGTTCTATTATTACTTTAGCTGATATATGATCAAAAACCACAATTCCTTTAGCAACTAAAAATAATAAATCAGAAAATATTACAAAAAATATAATAAAATTTATTTCAAAGTTACAAAAAGGAACAGTTAAAACTATTACTTTTGATCGTGGTAAAGAATTTAGTAAATGAAAATTAATCGAAAAAAATTGTAATGTTAAGATTTATTTTGCAGATCCTGGTAAACCTTGTCAAAGAGGTTTAAATGAAAATAATAATGGTATTTTAAGAAGATATTTACCAAAATCTACAGATCTATTTTCATATAAACAAAAAGATTTAAATACTATAGCATTTCAAATTAATTCTACACCCAGAAAATCACTATCTTATAAAAGACCAATAGATTTAATACAATTATTTTAAAAAACTGTCCCATTTATATTTACAATTCAGGTTTTACAATTCAGGTTATTAATACTATTAATTATATTTTTTAAGAAAAATAAAAAATAAAACCAACACTTACTCACTTGGTGGTGATAAGGTTGGTTAAATAAAGAATAGAATAAAATAACTAATTGATTTATGGATTTATAATATTCTTATATAAGAATATAGTAGGTTCCCTAGCAGGTCTATATATACTAGTTTCCAATTCGCTCCCACCCCAAGAATTACCATTACTGGTTAGTATAATTTATTAGGTATCACTCCACTTATTATTTATCCATGCAAGTCCACATGTTCTAGCTACTATTTTTAACAACTGTGTTGTAGTTCACTTTTTTAATTCCCTAACACGTGTTGATAATAGTCTTAAAGATGGTTATTAATTATTAACTTTCTCCTACTTGGTCACTGCGTGTAGTAGATATTTAAAGGGTATTAATAATAAAAATTTTAAAATTTTACAATTACACAAAAAAAGACGAGATTTTTATTCTCGTCTTTTGTCATTTATTTTTAATTTAAGGGTTTAAAAAAGAAAGGAGCTATTTTTAAAACTTTTTAGTTATCGACATCTTCGGTACGCTCCCTTTTGTTTTCTTGCCTTCACTTCTGGCTTTTGAGCATATTCTTTCATTTTTTCTTTATTTTTTGATATCACTCTTGATCATATTTTTTCCTTCTTGCTTTCACTTCGGGTCTTTGAGCATATTCTTGTTTTTTTGCTTTCACTTCAGGTTTTTGATTATATTGATTTATTTTTTCTTGATTTTTTTGATATTTTTCTTGATCATATTTTCGCCTTCTTGCTTTCACTTCAGGCCTTTGCTCATATTCTCGTTTTTTATCTTTATTTTTTGATATCAAGCTTGATCATATTTTCGCCTTCTTGCTTTCACTTCGGGTCTTTGAGCATATTCTTGTTTTTTTGCTTTCACTTCAGGTTTTTGATTATATTGATTTATTTTTTCTTGATTTTTTTGATATTTTTCTTGATCATATTTTCGCCTTCTTGCTTTCACTTCAGGCCTTTGCTCATATTCTCGTTTTTTATCTTTATTTTTTGATATCAAGCTTGATCATATTTTCGCCTTCTTGCTTTCACTTCGCGTCTTTGAGCATATTCTTGTTTTTTTGCTTTCACTTCAGGTCTTTGTTGATATTCTTGTATTCTTTTTTTATTTTTTTAATATCACTTTTTCTTATACTCTTTTTGTTTTTCATTATTCATAAATTTATCACCCCTTAAATCTGTGTCATTGTTTCAGATTTACGATTTTTATTACTGTTTAATTTTTTTTTGGTCATCACAAATCAAAATCTTATTTAAACTTTAAAATGTAATTAAAATATTTAATATATAAAATTAGCGAACTTAATTAAAAAATCGCTAATATATTAAATATTTAAATTTGGATATTTGCGTTTTAAAAAAAATAATAAAACTTGAATATCAGCAGGACTAACACCAGAAATTCTTGTAGCATGACCAATTGTTAATGGTCTAACACGCTTTAATTTTTCTCTAGCTTCACCAGTAATACTTTCTACTAAATCATAATCAATATCACTAGGAATTTGTTTTTTTTCTAAACTATTAGTTTGTTGCGCCATTTTTAGTTGTTGATTAATATACCCTGAATATTTAATTGTAATTTCTAATTCCATTAATTCATGATATTGTAAATCATTTATTAAAGGTAACTGTGAAGTAAACATTGATAATTTGACACTTGGACGTTTTAATAATTCATAAGCAATAATATGATTATCGGGAATTGGACCTAAATTATTATTAATGATATACTTAGCAACTTCTGAATTGGGACTAACTTTAATAGTTTTTAATTTTTCAACAATATTAGACATTAATGTTTGTTGAATATTAAATTGTGATCAACGTTGTTCACTAACTAAGCCAACTTGATAACCATACTTAATTAATCTTGTTTGAGCATTATCATTTCGTAATAATAAACGATGTTCAGCTAAAGAAGTTAATAAACGATAAGGTTCAACTGTTCCTTTTGTTACTAAATCATCAATTAAAACTCCGATATATGCTTCATCACGCTTTAAAATTAATGGTTTTTCTTTTTTTATTTTTAAATGTGCATTAATTCCGGCTATTAAACCTTGACACGCTGCTTCTTCATAACCACTAGTACCATTAATTTGACCAGCACTAAATAAGTTTTTAATTAATTTAGTTTCCAATGTTGGTCATAATTGTGTTGGTTCAAAAGCATCATATTCAATAGCATATGCTCATTTTAATACTTCACAATTTTCTAAGCCAGGTAACGTTCTCAACATTTTATCTTGCACATCAATTGGCATCGATGTTGAAAAACCTTGGACATAAATTGAATCCAAAGCAAGTGATTCTGGCTCTAAGAAAATTTGATGACGAGGCTTATCAGCAAAACGTACTACTTTATCCTCAATACTTGGACAATAACGTGGTCCAGTACCTTGTGCTTCACCATTATACATTGGTGATTTATCTAAATTATTATTAATAATGGTATGAGTTTTATCATTTGTATAAAGTAAATAACAAGGTAATTGTTTTGCTAATGGTAAAAAATTTTTAGTTTCATGTGAAAATGCTAAAGGTAAATCACTACCTAGTTCAATATTAGTTTTGTCAAAATCAATACTATTTTTTTTAATACGAGGTGGTGTTCCTGTTTTTAAACGTATCATATTAAAGCCTACAATTTTTAATTGTTCAGAAATACCATTACTTGTTCTTTGACCATCTGGTCCTTCTGATTTCTTATTATGACCTTGTAAAGTTAAAGCTGTCATATAAGTGCCAGTAGTTAAAATCACAATTTCACTAGTAATTTTTTCGCCATTCTCTAAAATAACACCCTTAGCAGTTTTTTCTTCAATTATTAATGATTGTACCATAACTTCTAAAATTGTTAAATTTTCTTGTTTATTTATTGCATTTTGCATATATTGTGAATAAGCAATTTTATCAGATTGAGCACGAATAGCTCAAACTGCTGGACCACGTGAATGATTTAATAGTTTCATTTGCAAAGCAGTAGCATCTGCTGCTTTAGCCATTTCGCCACCAAGTGCATCAATTTCACGAACCACAACTCCTTTGGCGGGTCCACCAATAGAAGGATTACATGGCATTAATGCAATTTTAGTTTTATCAAGAGTAATAATAGCAGTTTTATGACCTGCTCGTGCAGAAGATAATGCCGCTTCAACACCAGCATGACCGGCACCAATTACAATAATTTCATAGTCATATTTCATTGATTTCACCTCCATTTCATAAAATATTACATATCAAAATTAATAACATCAAAAATAAGAAATTTTATTTTTAATTTCTTTAGTAATGTTATCATAAACAAGCAAAATATTCATGTACTTTTTAGACTTTTATTAAACCTGAATTGTAAAATTAAAAAGGACACTTATATAAAAATTAAATTGTGTTAATTCTATAATTAAGAAAAGAAAGGAATTAGCACAATGTATAAGTATCTGACTATTGAATCAATAATAGCAATAAAAGAATATAAAAGTTATGGATTTTCGATTCGTAAAATAGCAAAAGCCATTGATTATAGTAAATCAACTGTACATAGAGTTTGTAGATTATTAAATCAAAACT
This genomic window contains:
- the mnmG gene encoding tRNA uridine-5-carboxymethylaminomethyl(34) synthesis enzyme MnmG, coding for MKYDYEIIVIGAGHAGVEAALSSARAGHKTAIITLDKTKIALMPCNPSIGGPAKGVVVREIDALGGEMAKAADATALQMKLLNHSRGPAVWAIRAQSDKIAYSQYMQNAINKQENLTILEVMVQSLIIEEKTAKGVILENGEKITSEIVILTTGTYMTALTLQGHNKKSEGPDGQRTSNGISEQLKIVGFNMIRLKTGTPPRIKKNSIDFDKTNIELGSDLPLAFSHETKNFLPLAKQLPCYLLYTNDKTHTIINNNLDKSPMYNGEAQGTGPRYCPSIEDKVVRFADKPRHQIFLEPESLALDSIYVQGFSTSMPIDVQDKMLRTLPGLENCEVLKWAYAIEYDAFEPTQLWPTLETKLIKNLFSAGQINGTSGYEEAACQGLIAGINAHLKIKKEKPLILKRDEAYIGVLIDDLVTKGTVEPYRLLTSLAEHRLLLRNDNAQTRLIKYGYQVGLVSEQRWSQFNIQQTLMSNIVEKLKTIKVSPNSEVAKYIINNNLGPIPDNHIIAYELLKRPSVKLSMFTSQLPLINDLQYHELMELEITIKYSGYINQQLKMAQQTNSLEKKQIPSDIDYDLVESITGEAREKLKRVRPLTIGHATRISGVSPADIQVLLFFLKRKYPNLNI